In Rariglobus hedericola, the following proteins share a genomic window:
- a CDS encoding PAS domain-containing hybrid sensor histidine kinase/response regulator, with translation MAGSSFENAEIATLTAECERLRATLRTSEEQQRILFDSNPLPVWVYDTESLAFLAVNESAIRHYGYSRAEFLGMTIRDIRPARDVPVLEAHLSGIAQTHAATEAWTHLKKDGAEITVDIFSHGIVYTGRAARLVVAVDITTRAAAEEKLRNSEERFQLVSRATSDAVWDWDFQTNLLWWGDGFCALFGYPRTDISPEVSWWAERIHPDDRDRVYNSLHRAIEEPATIFWSEEYRYLRKDGAYAIVQDRGHVIRDAAGKGIRMVGGMTDITEHKKLLNQYLRAQRMESIGTLAGGIAHDLNNVLAPILMSVDLLRIHMPDEGTHKLINTVEQSARRGADLVRQVLTFARGIDGSHRVAIQVEHLIKDVARIATETFPRSIRTEIQAEKDLWVVTGDATQLHQVILNLVVNARDAMPEGGTLTLTAENITIDAQYVATSRAAKPGFYLCIGIADTGCGIPQDEIDRIFEPFFTTKEVGKGTGLGLSTAHAIIESHRGFIAVYSEPGQGSTFKVYVPADPNLRAPASAAPAVADLPRGHGETILVIDDETSILTITRQTLEAFGYQVIVAHDGAEAVAVYAQHRDTIAAVLTDMVMPIMDGPATISALMRVNPHVLIIAASGLNSNGRVAKAAGAGVKHFLPKPYTAETLLITLRDVLRP, from the coding sequence ATGGCCGGGTCCTCCTTCGAAAACGCCGAAATCGCCACACTCACCGCCGAATGCGAACGGCTCCGTGCCACCCTTCGCACCAGCGAAGAACAGCAGCGGATCCTCTTCGACAGCAACCCGCTGCCGGTGTGGGTTTACGACACCGAGTCGCTCGCATTTCTGGCCGTCAACGAATCCGCCATTCGTCACTATGGTTATTCGCGCGCCGAGTTTCTCGGCATGACGATCCGTGACATCCGCCCCGCCCGCGATGTGCCGGTGTTGGAGGCACACCTCTCCGGTATTGCTCAGACGCATGCCGCCACGGAAGCCTGGACTCACCTCAAGAAAGACGGCGCCGAGATCACCGTGGATATTTTCTCCCACGGCATCGTTTATACCGGTCGAGCAGCCCGGCTGGTCGTCGCGGTGGACATCACCACCCGTGCCGCCGCCGAGGAAAAACTCCGCAACAGCGAAGAGCGCTTCCAACTCGTTTCCCGCGCCACCAGCGACGCCGTGTGGGACTGGGATTTCCAAACCAACCTGCTGTGGTGGGGCGATGGATTTTGCGCGTTGTTCGGTTATCCACGCACCGATATTTCCCCTGAAGTTTCGTGGTGGGCGGAGCGCATCCACCCGGATGATCGCGACCGTGTTTACAACTCCCTCCACCGGGCAATTGAAGAGCCCGCGACGATTTTCTGGTCCGAGGAATATCGCTACCTCCGCAAAGACGGCGCCTACGCGATCGTGCAGGATCGCGGCCATGTCATCCGTGACGCCGCCGGCAAGGGCATCCGCATGGTCGGAGGCATGACCGACATCACCGAGCATAAAAAATTGCTCAATCAATACCTGCGCGCGCAGCGCATGGAGAGCATCGGCACGCTCGCCGGCGGCATCGCCCACGACCTCAACAACGTCCTCGCTCCGATCCTGATGTCGGTGGATCTGCTCCGCATCCACATGCCCGACGAGGGCACTCACAAGCTCATCAACACCGTCGAGCAAAGCGCCCGGCGCGGCGCCGATCTGGTCAGACAGGTTCTGACGTTTGCGCGCGGCATCGACGGCAGCCACCGCGTCGCCATCCAAGTCGAACACCTGATCAAGGACGTTGCGCGCATCGCCACCGAAACCTTTCCGCGCTCCATCCGCACCGAGATTCAGGCGGAGAAGGATCTCTGGGTCGTGACCGGTGACGCCACGCAACTCCATCAGGTTATCCTTAACTTGGTGGTCAATGCCCGAGATGCCATGCCGGAAGGAGGCACGCTCACGCTCACGGCGGAAAACATCACCATCGACGCCCAATACGTTGCCACCAGCCGCGCCGCCAAACCCGGCTTCTATCTCTGCATCGGTATCGCCGACACCGGCTGCGGCATTCCCCAAGACGAAATCGACCGCATCTTCGAACCGTTTTTCACCACCAAGGAAGTCGGCAAAGGCACCGGCCTCGGCCTCTCCACCGCTCACGCGATCATTGAAAGCCACCGCGGCTTTATCGCCGTTTACAGCGAGCCTGGCCAAGGCTCCACGTTCAAAGTCTACGTGCCCGCCGATCCGAATTTGCGCGCCCCCGCGTCCGCCGCGCCCGCCGTCGCCGATCTTCCGCGCGGTCATGGAGAGACCATCCTCGTGATCGATGATGAGACCTCGATTCTCACCATCACCCGTCAGACGTTGGAAGCCTTTGGCTATCAGGTGATCGTCGCACATGACGGTGCCGAAGCCGTCGCTGTTTACGCGCAGCACCGCGATACCATCGCCGCCGTCCTCACCGACATGGTCATGCCTATCATGGACGGCCCGGCCACGATCAGCGCCCTCATGCGAGTAAACCCCCACGTGCTCATTATCGCAGCCAGCGGACTCAACTCCAACGGCCGCGTGGCCAAGGCCGCCGGCGCCGGCGTGAAGCATTTCCTCCCCAAGCCCTACACCGCCGAGACGTTACTCATCACCCTCCGAGACGTCCTGCGCCCGTAG
- a CDS encoding Fur family transcriptional regulator has product MSNHTIHSDALAQKLADSGLRNTPQREVVYDALLTKRDHPTADEVFARVKPQLPGISLATVYNCLETLVQCDLVRAVNFERGPTRYCPNLIPHAHFHDEESGATHDIELPSNLLARIKSILPAGYNADAIEITFRGKLPAR; this is encoded by the coding sequence ATGTCCAACCACACGATTCACTCCGACGCCCTTGCGCAAAAGCTAGCCGACAGCGGCCTGCGCAACACTCCCCAGCGCGAAGTCGTGTATGATGCGCTCCTCACCAAGCGCGATCACCCCACGGCCGACGAAGTCTTTGCCCGCGTTAAGCCCCAGCTTCCCGGCATCTCGCTGGCGACCGTTTACAACTGCCTCGAGACCCTCGTGCAATGCGATCTCGTCCGCGCCGTGAACTTCGAGCGCGGCCCGACCCGTTACTGCCCGAATCTCATTCCCCACGCGCATTTTCACGACGAGGAATCGGGAGCGACTCACGATATCGAGCTCCCCTCCAACCTCCTCGCCAGGATCAAGTCCATCCTGCCCGCCGGTTACAACGCAGACGCCATCGAAATCACTTTCCGCGGCAAACTCCCCGCCCGCTAA
- the trxB gene encoding thioredoxin-disulfide reductase: MSASIENVVIIGTGCAGLTAAIYTARSNLNPLVLEGPLPGGQLTTTSEVENFPGFPHGVDGFQLTQNMREQATRFGTRFEQALVTSVDFTVHPRKLVLGDKVIFAKSVIIATGASPRMTGIPGEKELYGGKGVTTCATCDGAFYRKMEVAVLGGGDSAAEEALFLTRFASKVYLVHRRDSLRASKIMADRAVAHEKIQMVWDSVPLEVLGVPENSVSGLRIQNVKTGVESVLPVKGIFIAIGHIPNTGPFTPAIDVDEGGYFKPSAGSQVQTNIPGVYVAGDCSDHVYRQAITAAGMGCQAAIEAERWLAEHGG; the protein is encoded by the coding sequence ATGTCCGCTTCCATCGAAAACGTCGTCATCATCGGCACCGGCTGCGCCGGTCTCACCGCTGCTATTTACACCGCGCGCTCCAACCTCAACCCGCTCGTGCTCGAGGGCCCGCTCCCCGGTGGACAACTTACGACGACCTCCGAGGTCGAAAATTTCCCCGGCTTCCCGCACGGCGTCGATGGTTTCCAGCTCACCCAAAACATGCGCGAACAGGCCACGCGCTTCGGCACCCGTTTCGAACAGGCCCTCGTCACGTCGGTCGATTTCACCGTTCACCCGCGCAAGCTCGTCCTCGGCGACAAGGTCATCTTCGCCAAATCCGTGATCATCGCCACCGGAGCCTCGCCACGCATGACCGGCATCCCCGGCGAAAAGGAACTCTACGGCGGCAAGGGCGTGACCACCTGCGCAACTTGCGATGGTGCATTCTACCGCAAGATGGAGGTCGCCGTGCTCGGTGGCGGCGATAGCGCGGCCGAGGAAGCCCTCTTCCTCACGCGTTTTGCCAGCAAAGTTTACCTCGTTCACCGCCGCGACTCGTTACGCGCCTCGAAGATCATGGCCGACCGCGCCGTCGCTCACGAAAAGATCCAGATGGTCTGGGACAGCGTTCCGCTTGAAGTGCTCGGCGTGCCCGAGAACTCCGTCAGCGGCCTGCGTATCCAAAATGTGAAGACCGGCGTCGAATCCGTGCTGCCCGTCAAAGGCATCTTCATCGCCATCGGCCACATTCCCAACACCGGCCCGTTCACCCCGGCCATCGACGTGGACGAGGGCGGCTACTTCAAGCCCTCGGCGGGCTCCCAGGTGCAAACCAACATCCCCGGCGTCTACGTCGCGGGTGATTGCTCAGACCACGTCTATCGTCAGGCCATCACGGCCGCCGGCATGGGTTGCCAGGCGGCGATCGAGGCCGAGCGCTGGCTGGCCGAACACGGCGGCTAA
- the sufC gene encoding Fe-S cluster assembly ATPase SufC gives MSSLEIRDLVVALTATPDKPIVKGLNLTIKTGEVHAIMGPNGTGKSTLSKAIAGHPDYQITSGDVLLDGKSILEMEPDERARAGLFLAFQYPSEIPGVSIANFLRAAVQARMAEGEELDATGYYKKLYGKMDLLKIDRKFTSRSVNEGFSGGEKKRCEILQMAMLEPKFSLMDETDSGLDIDALKIVAEGVNTMRGGDLGVLLITHYQRLLDYIVPDFVHVMYDGRIVKSGDKSLALELEAKGYDWVKTELAATTV, from the coding sequence ATGTCCTCCCTCGAAATCCGTGATCTCGTTGTCGCCCTCACCGCGACCCCCGACAAACCCATCGTCAAAGGCCTCAACCTGACGATCAAAACCGGCGAAGTGCACGCCATCATGGGCCCAAACGGCACCGGCAAATCCACGCTTTCCAAAGCCATCGCCGGCCACCCCGATTACCAGATCACCTCCGGCGACGTCCTCCTCGATGGCAAATCCATCCTCGAGATGGAGCCCGACGAGCGCGCCCGCGCCGGTCTCTTCCTCGCCTTCCAATACCCCTCCGAGATCCCCGGCGTCTCCATCGCCAACTTCCTCCGCGCCGCCGTTCAGGCCCGCATGGCCGAGGGTGAAGAGCTCGATGCCACCGGTTACTACAAGAAGCTCTACGGCAAAATGGATCTTTTGAAGATCGACCGCAAATTCACCTCCCGCTCCGTGAACGAAGGTTTCTCGGGCGGCGAAAAGAAACGCTGCGAGATCCTCCAGATGGCCATGCTCGAGCCCAAGTTCTCCCTCATGGACGAGACCGACTCCGGCCTCGACATCGACGCGCTTAAGATCGTTGCCGAAGGCGTCAACACCATGCGCGGCGGCGATCTCGGCGTCCTCCTCATCACCCACTACCAGCGCCTCCTCGACTACATCGTCCCCGACTTCGTGCACGTCATGTATGACGGCCGCATCGTGAAGTCCGGCGACAAGTCCCTCGCCCTCGAACTCGAGGCCAAGGGCTACGACTGGGTCAAGACCGAGCTCGCCGCCACCACCGTCTGA